In the genome of Methylococcus sp. EFPC2, the window ACGGCGGGACGATAGAAGCGCGCAACCGCTCGACCGGAGGCGCGGTATTTTCATTCGTGCTGCCCCAGGACAAGACGCCGCCGGTCGTCGAGGAGGAATGACCCGTGGCCTCGCCCGCTCCGACCATCGTGGTGATCGAGGACGACCCGCCTATCCGGCGCTTTCTCCGCACCGGCCTGAGCGCCCAGGGGTTCAATGTGTTCGAGGCGGAAACCGGCCGGCAGGGCATCGTCGAGGCCGGAGTGCGCAAACCCGATCTGATCATCCTCGACTTAGGCTTGCCGGATACCGACGGCGTGGAGGTGGTGAAGGCCATACGTGGCTGGTCCGCCATGCCTATCATCGTTCTTTCCGCGCGGAGTTCCGAACAGCACAAGATCGAGGCCCTGGACGCCGGAGCGGACGATTATCTGACCAAGCCCTTCGGTTTGGGCGAATTGCTGGCGAGGATACGGGTCGCCCTGCGGCACGG includes:
- the kdpE gene encoding two-component system response regulator KdpE translates to MASPAPTIVVIEDDPPIRRFLRTGLSAQGFNVFEAETGRQGIVEAGVRKPDLIILDLGLPDTDGVEVVKAIRGWSAMPIIVLSARSSEQHKIEALDAGADDYLTKPFGLGELLARIRVALRHGARAADDAGGGVFEAGKLRVDLVNRRVFVEGAEVHLTPIQYRLLALLVKNAGKVLTQRQILKEVWGPAYAENAHYLRIYMSQLRQKLEEDPARPRYLLTELGVGYRFKP